GAAAACCATGATTTATTTGTTCCATCTGTCCTGGCATAATTTGGCAGGCAATTAGCTTTCATATTAAATTCACAATAGGGCAAGGGATAGAACATGCGGTTCCAATAAAATATCTCCACTTTGTAATGAAAAGGCACACAGATCACCAATTATTTGGTGTTCATAACAAATTTTACTCGACTCATTACTTTTAGGATACATGTAATTTTTCTTTGCTGACTACAATTGTCAACCTAAAGAGGATAGCTAAGCACAATACTAGGTGACGTAGATATATTTTAGGTGAGCTTGCAATGCTAGCACCACTTCATGAAAAATCATAATTCTCTAACATGATGGATGCATGACTAGCAAATTCTGTCATAATTATATGGTCATCTCATGCTTGATTAATTTAATTTTCAGTTTGCATATAGGTTTTAGATACAATCAGATGGTAACATCATGTTGCTGATATTTCGTAAATTATAGCCAGCTTGCCACATGCCTCTGAGATTTTAGAAGAAACAACGATAGTTCACGACTTCAATTTTCGAGAGAGACGCCACAAGAGCTACAGCCGATGAAAAACCTAATGGTTGCAATATTATTGCCATCTGTATGTCTTTGTAGTAATTAAGTTTAAAATGTCGGTCTCAAACATAAAATAGCTTCACAAGCCTTCACCTACATGTCATGTCGCAACCTACCAATATTTGAATTAATCATGAAGTAGTAAACCTTGCCCCATTCCAAGCAAATAAGGGGTAGTTATCATCACCTAGGTCATGCCTGATTGTCAAGAAAAAGCCATTCACCAAGCATCTTCCTAAAGATTGTAATGTCAACTCAGCAATGAGAAATATGTGATGCATCTATAAGTTTTTAATTCTCCTTGCCTTTGACACGAAGTTTATATGGTTGTCCACCTAGAAACTTGGGTAGCATCTTAAAGACTAGTCGCATTGCTCGTGCGGTAGCTAACATCTATCTTTTGGACCTTTTGCTTGGGAGAATTAATGTTAGGTCCGGCTGACCATTGATGTCTCTTTTCTCCATAAGGTGGAGGGTCGACCTTTCGGGGTTGGCCCGTCCAAGAAGTCGCCGCTATATTTCTTCCTTTCATTGCGGAAAAGCTTCATTCCCTCGTGAAAAGTAACGTAGGCTGGTCATGATCTACTTGAGTACATGTGGTTGACTCGCACCCAACACTTTAATAGAGTTAGGTTTTTGGGTGGATCCAGGACCTAAGCAACGAACAGCCTAATTATTCCAATATGAGCAATGATTTAGTGCTGACATGTTAGAGTATTTCCAAATTCCAAGCCTACCTTTCTTATActttctttagtcccacattagaaAGAAATGAAGCTCAGCTGGTCTTTATGTAGTCTTCAACCTTTTTAATTTAGTGAAGCAAAGAAAGTAAGTAGTCCAATGGAGGCCCAAGGTAATATTGGTAGATCCGATCCgaactttttcttctctttttagaCCTTATTAGATCAGAGGATTAACATATCTTCCTCTTCATACTCCTCTACTGCATTTGCAAGTGTATGCTACACCAAGATTCATTTTCCGAGGGGCACGATCTATTCTTAAGGACAGTGACAACACGTCTCAACCGATAAGTTTTCTTACCATTTACTCTTTTCATAACATAACATGCAAGTATACCATATTTTGGTGTATGGACAGGTATCTGCAAATCACTAAACATGCTTTGTGGGGCTTGTTTGTGATAACAAACACAACATTTGTGTAAGCTTTATGGATAAGCAAGTAGTCGTAGATGTGCAGCCAAACCATTTTAGACTGGTAAACTACACTCCAACATGCAATTCAAGATGCATGTATGCTTGAAAGGTTGAAACTGCGTCACCTGCGCGTATATCATAAACGGATATGCTTGAAATCTTTTCCAGAACAAGCTGAATATGTAATCAAACCCACGAGCACCACCTTTTGGAAGCTAGTATATATGCTAAACTGCGACCAGCCTTCTTCTCAGTTCTCACCTTttgttcttctctttttttttttttttgttcttctctttGCATGACAATTGCAAGCAAGACAAATCCATTGCCGTCATCACACACACACTTCCATGCACAAAACTATTTGCTAGATCGTGTAATTTTGTATTTTAAGCGGAAGATGTCCGGTACCGCGGATCTGGTCGTATCATAGCGATCGGACGGACCGCCATCGACCAAGCGCACGGGGAGCGCGAGGCGGTGGTACGTCAGCGGTGCACGGTATCTTAACTGCACCCCACGTAAGCGGACGCTGGAAACGGTCGAAAGGCCGTGAGCGTACCAACAGAACGGTATGGGTCCGCTCACCTCCCACGAGGCCCGCATGCACACTTAATGCCGTCCAACCACGTAAGGTAGCACCAAATAAATGCGACCAAAATAAATACATGGATCCTCTCTTCAATTAAAACGAATTTTCCAAATTCAACAAAAAggcaatttttcaaaaaaaaaaaagagggatttTCTTCGGTCTTCTTCACTGGTACTCTCTAAGGTCTAGCCTATTCtaaatttctcaattttttattattttttgtcgGTAATTTTTGACGGCAAGTGATGGGTTATGGACTGTGATGATAAGGAGGCGGGGGTGGTCTCGTTTATTACGAGAAGAAGACGGGGAGGCTTCCGGTGGTGGCGCAGCGGCAGACGGGGCAGGGCGGGGCGGCGTCGCTGCAGTCGGTGCAGAGGCAGAGGTGGCGGCATGGAAGGACGACCACCGAAGCCAGCGCCGACCGGCACGACCGGCATGCCGCCGGCGGCGCCCGGTCCGGATCGACGTGGGCCGACTCGGCGTCCTCCGCCGGCGAGTCGCGGCACTCGCCCTCCCTCTCTTCTGCCGCCGCGGCCTGGGCCTGCTGGAGCTGGGCGTGGAGGGCAAGGGCCGTGGCCTGGTCGGCCATAGCCTTGGCCTGCCACGCCAAAGATTCCGCCTTTAGGCGGGCGAGGCGCTCCTCGAGCTCGGCCGCGCGCCTAACCGCCTGCTCCACCTCCGCCTCCTTCTCCCTCAACCTCCGCGCTGCCGCCTCATCGGCCGCGCACAGCAAAGCCCGGCAGTGCCGCTGCCGCTTCTCCGCCAGCGTCCGGCGGAGATGCTCTCCCTGCCGTGAGAAAAATGAGCTACCTTTAGCTAATTTCCACAGAGTGAAAAGCCAACGAAAAGGAGAACCGGTTAAAGAGGAGAGACAAAGCTTACGTGGGCGCGGAGGAACCGGTCGAATTCGTCCTGGTGTTGGTTGAGTTGGAGGGCGAGGTCATCGGAGAGAACAGGGAAGAGCGAGGCCGAAAGCAGGGGATTGGCCTGGTTATGGTTCTGAAGCTGGTGCTGGTCTTCGAAGGCGAGCCGGAGGCCGGTGGAGAcgagaggaggaggacgagctTGGAGCTGGGCGAGGCTTATCACCGTCGGGGCAGAGAGCGACGCAGCGGGCGGCGGTTGCAGCGAGAGGAGATCATTAATGGAGTTCCCCTGCGCCGAGCTCTCCATTAGAATGGGCGCCGCTTCCCTTCCCCGCTTCCGTGGATTCCCACTCGCTGCCACCAAACAAAGCCATCTCGTTTAAGAAAACAATAAAAGAGAAAcctttcaaaagaaaagaaggagagagacgaGGCCGAACCAACCTCCATTGGAGAAGAACACGCCGGATTGGTCCCGGAACCCAGTAGGCGCTTGGGAAAACTCCATGCTCTTCCGCTCCTGCTCGCTTCTGCACGCGTCCTCACAGCCATAGTTGCATAAAAAACCGaactttttggaaaaagaacCAAGAAACACATATacaggagaagaagaaacaaagactCACCGGTTTAAAATCAGAGCGTTGGACGGGTACTGGGCTTGAACAGccatggaggaggagaaagaagaggagagaggtggATTCCTCGAAGagcgagatagaagaaaagaaggaacagATGGGAAGGCAGGGCCAAAAGAGAGCGTCTTGGGCTCTTGGTTTCTCTCGCCTACTCGTCCGAATTCGGTGTCACCAGGGGAGCGAAACCCACAGCGAGCAAAGTGATGGACAGAGAGAGATGCGCTCGAAACGAACGAATCAGTCCAAAGATGGCCttcttactctctctctctctttctcaagaCCACTCGGTTCTCTCGGGCGCACAGGGATGGAAGGCGCGGCTCGGAGTCGGGCCTTTCCTTCCACTTGCTCCCAACGCCTTAAAGCCATCACGCAtgcgcctttttttttttgtttgttaagCTAATCAATGGTTTTTCCTGAATTGGGGTTTTAGATTTAGTCTTAATTAGTGAATATTGATGAAATAAATAATAGAATAGGAGGTGAAAAGAAATGGGGAGAATGATTTGAAATGGGTGCATCATAGTGTGGGTTGGTGGCGACACACAAGCCCGAGAAATATGGAGGATTCTGTTCTTGGTATTGACTTCCTCCTCGTTATTTTATAAATGAATATCTTTTCCTTGTACAGTGagcttttattttgtatttttttaattagaaaaataaCTCCTTAAGTTTGGCAGGTTGGTTCAAGGATAGCCAACAGCTCTCCCTTTTTCATTTCCTTCCTTATCTTAGAAAATAGAGAAGGTTTTAGTATGCTTGATTGGATATGTACTAATTCTCCATGGTGAtgttgaattaaaataaatgatTGTTGTTTGGGGTCCATCTATGGAGGGTAATGTTACTTAGATCTTacgttgtatatatata
This genomic stretch from Phoenix dactylifera cultivar Barhee BC4 unplaced genomic scaffold, palm_55x_up_171113_PBpolish2nd_filt_p 000298F, whole genome shotgun sequence harbors:
- the LOC120105487 gene encoding probable BOI-related E3 ubiquitin-protein ligase 3, with translation MAVQAQYPSNALILNRSEQERKSMEFSQAPTGFRDQSGVFFSNGASGNPRKRGREAAPILMESSAQGNSINDLLSLQPPPAASLSAPTVISLAQLQARPPPLVSTGLRLAFEDQHQLQNHNQANPLLSASLFPVLSDDLALQLNQHQDEFDRFLRAHGEHLRRTLAEKRQRHCRALLCAADEAAARRLREKEAEVEQAVRRAAELEERLARLKAESLAWQAKAMADQATALALHAQLQQAQAAAAEEREGECRDSPAEDAESAHVDPDRAPPAACRSCRSALASVVVLPCRHLCLCTDCSDAAPPCPVCRCATTGSLPVFFS